One segment of Neobacillus endophyticus DNA contains the following:
- a CDS encoding carboxymuconolactone decarboxylase family protein has protein sequence MGNPNDLYKGDDVLYRNSYLKRINELIKMAPAPSKAFLTFEKEAFVSGLISTKTKELIAIAVAHTTGCPYCIDVHVNKYKKYGGTMVEVMEAIIVASAVKAGAALSHGVNALNAYEKNNML, from the coding sequence ATGGGAAATCCAAACGATCTTTACAAAGGTGACGATGTTCTTTATCGAAATTCTTATTTAAAACGAATTAATGAGCTGATAAAAATGGCACCAGCACCCTCAAAAGCCTTCTTAACATTTGAGAAGGAAGCGTTTGTATCTGGATTAATATCAACAAAAACAAAGGAACTTATTGCGATTGCGGTGGCTCATACGACTGGTTGCCCCTATTGTATTGATGTTCATGTGAACAAATATAAGAAATATGGGGGAACTATGGTTGAGGTTATGGAGGCAATTATCGTTGCATCTGCAGTAAAAGCTGGAGCAGCCTTGAGTCATGGTGTAAATGCCTTAAATGCGTATGAGAAAAACAATATGCTATAA